The segment TGTGTCTTGTTCTCACAGCCCTATGCCGTCAATGGGAAGATCTCTCCCCAGAGCAACGTGGACTTTGACCTGACCCTCAGATGCAGGTCAGATCTGGCTAGGAGGTAGCTTGGCTCAGAGAGAGGGTAGGCGGGATCATAACCTCAACTCTGCAAATGCCTTCTACCTTCCTCCCCAACTGCAGGAACCCAGAGTGGGGGCTTCGTGACACAGTCCTTCTGGAGGAACTAGGCCAGGCCAGTGGCTTGGTCCTGGAGAGGATGGTAGGCAGGgcgatgtgggggtggggagcctcCCTGTGATTAAGAGTCACtccagcctggcatggtggcgcacgcctgtaatcccagcacttgggaggcagagtgagttccaggacagccaaggctacacagagaaaccctgtctcgaaaaaaccaaaaacaacaacaacaaaaaaaaaaccaagtcacTCCAGCAAAGCGTTTTTCCAGGTGGACATGCCAGCCAACAACAAGTGCCTGATTTTTCGGAAAGAATAGCATCTCTGTCAAAAGTTGTCACGGTACAAGCTAGACCTCAGCCCCTCCCTCAGTCCTTGGGATAAATTAGCCCCTCCTGGTCTGGTGGCCACAGGGCTGTAGAGAACCTGTTCTGAAGGGGccttaaaataaatcctttccagcccactgtgggctatCTATACCACATTGCTTGCTGGGAATACCTGGGAGAGGGCGAAAGGGGACCGGTCTGGGAGATGATTAGGGCTTGGGGTGGGTGTAGCTGAAGCAGGACTGAGCTGACTTTCTCCTATGTCCCTGGAGACAAGCTTGTATGTCTGTCTGAGGGCTCCCAAGAGTGAGTTGGTGCTACTTGGTGACCTCAACTAGGAACTGGAAGCTCCATCTACTGGAAGGATTCCAACTGAATAGATAGGGCTGGTGGGGGTGCGGTGGAGACAGtgctggtgggggtgaggagTGGGGTGGAGATAGTgttggtgggagtggggtggagatggtgctggtgggggtgggagtggggtggagatggtgctggtgggggtggggagtggggtggagatagtgttggtgggagtggggtggagatggtgctggtgggggtgggggtgggggcgctgCAGCTAGAAGGGACCCAGAGGCTATGACTCCCACAGGCAAGGACATTTATTCAGCAGGAAGGAGGGCAGGGATGGGGATCGTGCATAAAACTAGTCTTGGAAGCGGTTGAGCAGTTCACAAGCCTTCTTCTCGAGCAGTTCCACAATCTTCTTGACTCGCTTCTCGCTGGCAGCACGGACATAGCTGTTGGCGTCCAACACAGCCACACCTTCACGAACCTCACCCATGATGACCAGTGGCCCATCGACAGCTGTCACGTTGGGGCATGGGCAGGCCCAGTCCATGCCACTCAATGTCACCTCCAGGTATTTGGTGCCCAAGAACTTGAGGCCCATCTTGTCGTCCTTTAGCACATCATCCAAGGCCACACGAGCTATGCCGCCTGCAGCCTCGGGCTCCTCCAGGACCTCTGTGAGTCTCCCCACGATGGCAAAGTCACTGCGGCACAAGCTCAGAGCCAGCTTGCTCTTGAGGCGGCAGGCACGACAGGGTGGTGTGCGTGGTACAGGGCAAGCATCCTCACAGCTCTCCCGGGTCTCAAAGTTATTGCTGTTTCCTTCACAGCCACTGTATACAAAGGGGTGGCACTGCTGTAGCAGTGGGCTGTAGGCCCAGCGTGGCTCCCAGCCCTGGCAGGGCCCCTGAACTGCAGGCAGTGCACAGACATCCCCGGGGCCACGAACACAGGCCTGCTGGCATGCCTCATAGGTCTCAAAGCCCCGGGCAGCCCCATCACATCTGAGGGCTGGGAATGTCATGCAGCTGCCTCTCTGTGGGTCAAAGCGCCAAAGGACATGATGGGGAGTAGGTGGCCCAACACAGGCTTGTGTGTCGGCCTGGCACTCAGCCAAGGCTGGGATACCTGGGTCCCTGTCCTGAGTAGTTGCCCGCTGTAAAACGGAAAGGGGAAAGTCGGCCCGCAGCAGGCCGGCAGCGTTTCGTGCAGTGCAGGTATACAGGCCCGCATCCTCCAACTGAGCATTGTAGAGGACTAGCTGTCCGATACTGGTGACAACCACGTTGCCATACATTTGGTCAGGGCGCATGATCAGGTTCTCCCGCTGATGGCTCTGCTTCTCCCAGGTCACAGCAGGTGGTGGACGGCCACTAACATCACAGTGGAGGCTGGCTGTCCCCCCAACATGCACTGCCTGTGGTGAGGGGCTGTTGTACAGGGCAGGTGGCATGGGAGCAGCCCCAGGGGTTGGGCGAGCAGTGGTCTCGGGTGGTCCCGGGCTGCTGGGCGGCCAACTGAGAATGTGCTTACAGGGTACAACGTGCAGGTGGAGACCCCGCAGGCAGGCTTCTGCGTCCATGTAGCAGCGGTTGTAATAGGTAAGGCCATCAGAAGCACATGTGAAGCTGGGTTCTTTTTCACAGCGGTCACGGCAGCGACAAACTGGCTGCCCATCCCAGATGTCACAGTCAGAACCCTGTTGTGGGCATTGGAAGCCTTCACAGGAGGCTGCTGTCTCAGGTACAGCTGGGCCACCACTGGGAAAGCGGGCAGCCACGCAGCTCTGCAGCCCACACACATTGGTGCAGCACTTCTCGGATGCCGCACAGTCCTGAGGGACAGGGACAGTTTAGTGGAGCCCTGACCCCCTACCCAGCCTTGCCTATGCACTACTCTGCCTCTCTATCCTGGGAGAGGTAGCTGCCTTTTTCAAAGCTTCCTCCCCTGTGAAAAACTGTGGCTGTGCATTTTGAACAGTAGGAGTACTAAGGTCACACAGTCACCTTAGTCAACCCCAGTCACCTTAGTCAACCCCGCTGAATCCTCAAGGCCCCTGTGCAACTCTCATTAGCATTCCTACTGAGTAGGTGGAACAGTGTGCAGGCAAATGCTCTGCCATCAGAGGGCGCACCACCTTGGGAGCTCTTTGTCCCCTTCCCAGTCTGGGATATGAGGAAAGGACTACAGACAGGCCAGGGCTGGGAAGGTGATGATGCCATTTGCAGGGGTAGGTCAGAGGCCTGGGCCCACATGACTTAAGAAAAAAAGTGGTGCTCAGGCACGTGAGAGACAGGATTGGTGAGGTTGCAGTCAGTCCGGGAATTGGAGATGTTCTTGTTCTTCAGAGGACAAAAAGGTAGGGGTATCCTTTGAGCCCCATGTACATACAGGTCATGGCCACAAATCCAGGTAAATTGAGTGTGGAGGAACCCTGGAGGAAGCAGACTCCTAGGGTTGGGGTCTACTCCCCCCACTGAGGAAAGAACTAGGGTGGGGCCCAGGATCCCATGAAATGCCAGTGCTCACCTGGTCCCCGGTACACTCACGCTCACAGGTGCTCTGGGCGTCGACCCACAGGTGGGGGCTGAGCTCGTTGGGGCACATGCCAGGATGGCTTCCGGGATCTGGCAGCAGGTTGGTCTCCGAGGTCAGATGGATGAGCACGAAGAcaaagagcagaggcaggaatggCTGTGGGGCAGGCATGGGGACCACAGGGCCAGGGAGTGGGAGTGTGTGGCCACCAGCTGAGACTCCCTATAGGCATCCACCCTATAGGGTCCTGGGCCCAGGATCACTACCCCCTACCTCAAAGGACCCTCTCCTGGGACTCTTGGACCCCGCAAGGCTTGAGCTCACAGGTGATGCTGCTCTTCTCTGAACCCTGAATAGTTATTCTGGGGCCTCTCAGAACCTGTCCACAAAATACTGGCTGGCCCTCTCCCAACCACTGTGGGTGGCTCCCAGGCTCTGGTCAGCATAGGACTGGGaatagaagaagaggaagggctgGGGAGGGGCCAGAGGCCCTGAAGCCCAGAGCAACTGACCACTAGGGTCACCAAGGGGCGGAGAAGGGCCAGCTCAATCAGGGAGGGGGATGCTGTAACCTGAGCCCCTCCCTCTACAAGCTGGAGCCCAACAGGGATCAAAGTCTCCTTAAAGACCCTCCCACCCTCTATtcagggaggaggggcagggctGGTAAATTTCGGCTTTTGTCCTCTGCTCTTCAGTGTCCTATTCAGTGAGGTTGGATAGGGACCCAGTCCAGCCCCAGCTATTAGACTAGATTTTCTCCAAAGGCAGCCAAGGGCCACACCTGTCATAACTATAGGTAAGGCACCTTTCCCACTGGCATGGAGTAAGAAACCCCTAGGGTACTTGGCATctgtggtacacacttgtaaccccagcactgggtagGCGGGACACAGGAGGATCCAGATTGAGGCCAGCCCatagctacatagcaaattccaggcccgTTTGGCCACATAAGAacatactgtctcaaaaagaaaaaaaaaaaaaaaggtcttggcATCTCACCAGCTGAGGGCACAACTCGGCAGGATTCATCCTCCCAGATGTACCAGTTTCTCTAAAACTGGGCTCCTGGCTTCTAGCTAGGGTCTGTGCCACTCAGTTCCTTCAAATGGGCAAGGCaggtacaaaataaataaaaaggccaTCTTATCTGGGTGGAAGCAGGTGACCCATGTGCACTGGCCATAGACAGTCTCATGGCAATGACTGATACATAGTGTAAACAAGAGCAAAGAGAAGCCAGCCAGCTGGTCACACACAGGCTGAGACACATGGGGCTCTCTGGGATGGCCAAGTGCACCTATCAAAGAGCAAGCATCCTCGGTGTTGCTCAGGGAGGATCTAAGTACATTCAAGCCTTGCCCCAACCATCCACCATGAAGGCCAGCATCCATTCTTTAACTGAACTAGGGGCTTCACTaccgtgggggaggggagggagatcaAAGCTGGTGGCAAGACAAAGGCCCTGCCTGGAATCTGCTTTTCCAAACCCTTTCTGTGGCTCCAGAGGTCCCCAGGGAGTGGTTTTctcagagacaggaaggaaaaagTCTGTGTGACCCTCTGTCTGACCTCCTGACCCAGGAGGCAGGGTAATAAGAGCCTGGTCTGGTCAGGAGATCAAGAGATGGCTACCAGGCGCCAGTGTCTGCTGCCTTACAAAAGAGCCGTCGTTGAGGCAGCTTGTGGTGTTGAGGGGGCAGGGATTGCCAGGCCACAGGCTCAGAATGCAACTAAGGAAAAATGCAGGTGACACCTGAGCCAGAGGCCACTCTAAAGTGAACTGTCCAATCCCACTCAGTGGGATTTGCCTTCCAGTGTATGAGCTAGAACCCTGGGTGAGCATGGCCTGCAGAGGCCATGACCTGCTAGATGCTTTCCTGCTAAAGGCACCAACGCCAGGTCCCACTCACAGATATCCTTCATGTTGTGGTAAGCTATGTGCCCTGGGCTATGTATGAGTAAAGGCTCTGTCTAACCTGGCCAAGATCTGACCTCCGGAAACAGTGTGGCTTGTAACCAGGCCTGGCTACTTTGTGGCTGGGAATGTGAACCCAGTGGATGGATGGCTGCAGGTCAGCAGGGTCAGCTGCGGGGAAAGTTAACAAAGCCTGGGATCATTCTGTCAGGCACAAAGCCATGCTGGAGCATGTGGCAGAACACACCGCCAGACACCCCTTACCACCCCCAACAAACCACAGTCAGATGAAGCCAGACACAAGCTCACTGCTGAAGTACATTTACTGTACAAAGAAGTAAGAACAAAGAACCAGGAATAGTGGAGTCCACAGCAGCAAGTGTAGTGTTGATGGTGTGCACGCAGGCCAATCCAGGTCCTCAAAGTCTATACCATTCTATCGCGATTCCAGAGAAAAGGTCTCTGTCAACAGCAACAGGACTGGTGGGGAAAGGTGATGCTTGATTGTACCCAGCCTCTGGGTCAGGCTCCCAGGTCAGGCTGCTGCTTATCAGGCAGTTCCCACAACCATAGCCCCGTCCCTCCCTACAGGCATTGACTCAATCTCCCAGAACAGCAGGCTGGCGCAGCGTCTACCAGTGCCCTAGTAACATCCATGGTAAGATGATCTTAGGAAACGTGCACTTAGAGGTCCCCAGTCAGGGGTCATGGCTCCTGTTATGGCCAGGGCCCTGAGGGCAGGAGGTAGAGTTAAGCACCAGCGTGCCTGAGGGCTGTGTCACCAGGCAAGGACAGGGAAGCAGTCACACAGGACATCCACTGGGGACAGCATCCCCACAGGGGAGAAGGCTGCCCAGCCCAGACTGGGAGAGGAGGAGCATTGTGGGGGAACAGTCCATGGCTTCACAAGTTGCTCAGGCCAGTGAGTCCCTAAGGAGGGGCTTGGTGTTCCAGAGAGTGTCACTAAGAAACAGGTCAAAGAGATTCTAGTGACATGAACTTAAAGGCAGAAGGGCCACAAGAGGCAAGTCGCAGCTATGAAACACAGCCGAGGTTGATGAGTACAAGCTGCTAGACACTGGGGTCCTAGGCCCTGTGCCCATGCCCAGATGCACGGAGCCCGCCAGAAGCTCTGTAGCCCCGGCTGGAGATGTGTATAGTAAACATCACTGAAAGGGCCAGGGCACAATAGGAGGGATTAGTGGGGTTTCCCAGGTGCATCAACGGCTCTTCTCCTAGGTCTTAGGAGCTGAAACCTTGCCTATGCCCAGCATACTGATCACCTTTGTCAGATATGGAAGCCGGAGCCAAGCCTGCTGCTAGAAGCATCTGAAATACACTGTTCCCCAGTGGCCTCTGAGCAACACCCAGGCAGGGTATTTATAAATCTAAAGATCTGGCTTCAACACTGAAACCCCCCACCACTGCTTCATCCCTCCTTCCCTGACATCCTGAGCTTCCCCAACGGCTGATGTGGCTATGAGGGGCATCCAGGCTTCCCTGACAGCcctttaaaaatgtacaaaacaggTAAAATGTTCTCCATATAAATAAAGGGGAGCCTGGCTCACTTCCAGTCTGGAGTCCAGGACTGGCTCACCCCTGGTCCCGTAGCACCAGCAGCCCTGCTGCCTGGTTTGCGGAGCATGTTCTCTCCTGCATGCCCCTCCCTCCACTAGCTCAGATGTGGAGGA is part of the Mus musculus strain C57BL/6J chromosome 17, GRCm38.p6 C57BL/6J genome and harbors:
- the Wfikkn1 gene encoding WAP, Kazal, immunoglobulin, Kunitz and NTR domain-containing protein 1 precursor — its product is MPAPQPFLPLLFVFVLIHLTSETNLLPDPGSHPGMCPNELSPHLWVDAQSTCERECTGDQDCAASEKCCTNVCGLQSCVAARFPSGGPAVPETAASCEGFQCPQQGSDCDIWDGQPVCRCRDRCEKEPSFTCASDGLTYYNRCYMDAEACLRGLHLHVVPCKHILSWPPSSPGPPETTARPTPGAAPMPPALYNSPSPQAVHVGGTASLHCDVSGRPPPAVTWEKQSHQRENLIMRPDQMYGNVVVTSIGQLVLYNAQLEDAGLYTCTARNAAGLLRADFPLSVLQRATTQDRDPGIPALAECQADTQACVGPPTPHHVLWRFDPQRGSCMTFPALRCDGAARGFETYEACQQACVRGPGDVCALPAVQGPCQGWEPRWAYSPLLQQCHPFVYSGCEGNSNNFETRESCEDACPVPRTPPCRACRLKSKLALSLCRSDFAIVGRLTEVLEEPEAAGGIARVALDDVLKDDKMGLKFLGTKYLEVTLSGMDWACPCPNVTAVDGPLVIMGEVREGVAVLDANSYVRAASEKRVKKIVELLEKKACELLNRFQD